In Nitrospira sp., one genomic interval encodes:
- a CDS encoding DUF4105 domain-containing protein, whose translation MQILFFLSVGLLLAVPAAADDTIPAYLAHLRQQARELRLAEQREWYLLLHYRANLFGGYTSEQDDPGFFLSPNGKTDPQAELDATLAEFFSEELVGRSKQPAQCAFVARYTWLKRELSFDDARLRPFKCDRFDAWFAGFDAEAVTLIFPSAYMNNPASMFGHTFLRIDQKGQTPQTRILAYTINFAADVPKDEGLAYPVRGIFGGYSGYFSTIPYYLKVQEYRDIENRDIWEYRLNFDAGQIRRLLMHAWELGNASFDYFFFKENCSYHLLALLEYADPSLHLTEQFRFWTVPADTVRLLAGQPGLVNDIAFRPSRVTLIRRKRERLSAAEHRVVKRLVRDATAGQSEEIKSLPLARQAFLLDVASDYVRYKGDRDEDHAAEYRAHNRQLLTTRSQLRIPSEDLAIHPFSLQPESGHRTSRAGMGVGWRNDDTYEEVSLRAAYHDLLDPEPGYTPGAQIEVGSVTLRHYNRAEQTRIERATLANIVSLSPMDSLFRSPSWKLNLGMQTITHRGCELCSNWVMNGGIGAATDTHLLRREVWFLFAEAEGNYSRAYEERHRVGGGASAGFYADLAERWRLLASAGYLRYALGDKSDDVRWSVGQRYTLAQNWALRLEYHHRDHDNDVLFTLQAFF comes from the coding sequence GTGCAGATTCTGTTTTTCCTGTCGGTCGGTCTTCTCTTGGCGGTGCCTGCCGCTGCGGATGACACGATTCCTGCTTATCTCGCGCACCTCCGGCAGCAGGCGCGCGAACTGCGGTTGGCGGAGCAGCGCGAGTGGTACCTGTTGCTGCACTACCGTGCCAACCTGTTCGGCGGATATACGAGCGAACAGGACGACCCCGGCTTCTTCTTGTCTCCCAATGGCAAGACCGATCCGCAGGCGGAACTGGATGCGACGCTGGCCGAGTTCTTTTCCGAGGAACTCGTGGGCCGTTCGAAACAGCCGGCGCAATGTGCCTTCGTCGCGCGCTACACCTGGCTCAAGAGGGAACTCTCTTTCGACGACGCTCGACTGAGGCCGTTCAAGTGTGACCGGTTTGACGCGTGGTTCGCCGGATTCGACGCGGAAGCGGTCACCCTCATCTTCCCCTCCGCCTACATGAATAACCCCGCCTCGATGTTCGGCCATACGTTTCTCCGGATCGATCAGAAGGGCCAGACGCCCCAGACGCGCATCCTGGCCTACACGATCAACTTCGCCGCCGATGTGCCGAAGGACGAGGGCCTGGCCTATCCCGTGCGCGGCATCTTCGGGGGGTACTCGGGATATTTTTCGACGATTCCGTATTACCTGAAGGTGCAGGAGTACCGGGACATCGAAAACCGCGACATCTGGGAATATCGCCTGAATTTCGACGCTGGCCAAATTCGGCGGCTGCTCATGCATGCCTGGGAGTTGGGCAATGCGTCGTTCGACTATTTTTTCTTCAAGGAGAATTGTTCCTATCACCTGCTGGCGTTATTGGAATACGCCGATCCTTCGCTGCATCTCACGGAGCAATTCCGGTTCTGGACAGTCCCGGCGGATACGGTCCGGCTGTTGGCGGGCCAACCGGGTCTGGTCAACGACATCGCCTTCCGTCCCTCGCGGGTCACGTTGATCCGCCGCAAGCGCGAGCGTTTGTCTGCAGCGGAACATCGTGTGGTGAAACGGCTGGTGCGCGATGCCACGGCCGGGCAATCCGAGGAGATCAAGAGTTTGCCGCTGGCGCGCCAAGCCTTCTTGTTGGATGTGGCGTCGGACTATGTCCGATACAAGGGAGATCGCGACGAAGATCACGCGGCGGAATACCGCGCCCACAATCGTCAGCTCCTGACCACCCGCAGCCAATTGCGGATTCCCTCGGAAGATCTGGCCATTCACCCGTTCAGCCTGCAGCCGGAATCGGGCCACCGCACGTCGCGGGCCGGCATGGGTGTCGGCTGGCGCAACGACGACACCTACGAGGAGGTGAGCCTGCGCGCGGCCTATCATGATCTGCTCGACCCCGAACCCGGCTACACGCCCGGCGCACAGATCGAAGTCGGCTCCGTTACCCTGCGCCACTACAATCGGGCGGAGCAGACGAGAATCGAGCGGGCCACGCTGGCCAACATCGTGTCGTTGTCGCCGATGGACAGCCTATTCCGCTCGCCGTCCTGGAAGCTCAACTTGGGCATGCAGACGATCACGCACCGAGGCTGCGAGCTGTGCAGCAATTGGGTGATGAACGGCGGCATCGGGGCTGCGACCGACACCCACTTGCTGCGGCGCGAGGTCTGGTTCCTGTTTGCGGAGGCGGAGGGGAATTACAGCCGCGCCTATGAAGAACGACACCGGGTCGGCGGCGGCGCTTCCGCCGGTTTCTATGCGGACCTCGCGGAGCGTTGGCGGCTGCTGGCGTCAGCCGGGTACCTTCGTTATGCGTTGGGTGACAAATCCGACGACGTACGTTGGTCGGTGGGACAACGGTATACGCTGGCGCAGAATTGGGCGCTTCGGCTGGAGTACCACCATCGCGACCACGACAACGACGTGCTGTTCACCCTGCAGGCGTTTTTCTGA
- a CDS encoding alpha/beta hydrolase yields the protein MSLLDQFFVYHPHPWEERDWAARSGLPLEEVWFPAADGTKLFGWYVEGAATSAVLLWCHGNAGNIIDRLENLAMLARLGISLFLFDYRGYGRSAGRPSEEGLYQDALGAYDYLTQTRRIRPERVVLFGRSLGAAVAGELAAQRPAGGLVLESCFPSIEAVARRHYLGLPVHWLLGAAFRLDERLPQLSLPKLFVHGDRDDIIPLELGQQAYAAAKPPKEFYVVRGADHNDVPWVGGKAYFAKLSSFFSASLAR from the coding sequence ATGAGCTTGCTCGACCAATTTTTCGTGTACCACCCGCACCCCTGGGAGGAGCGCGATTGGGCGGCGCGGAGCGGTCTGCCTTTAGAAGAGGTGTGGTTTCCCGCCGCCGATGGGACGAAGCTGTTCGGCTGGTACGTGGAAGGGGCGGCGACATCCGCCGTGCTCCTCTGGTGCCATGGCAACGCCGGCAACATCATCGATCGGTTGGAGAACCTTGCCATGCTTGCCCGTCTCGGTATCTCCCTGTTCCTCTTCGACTATCGCGGGTATGGGCGCAGTGCGGGGCGGCCTTCGGAGGAGGGGCTGTACCAGGATGCGCTGGGGGCCTACGACTACCTGACACAGACACGGCGGATCAGGCCTGAGCGCGTCGTGCTGTTCGGGCGCTCGCTCGGGGCCGCAGTGGCCGGGGAGCTGGCCGCTCAACGGCCGGCCGGCGGGCTGGTTCTGGAATCCTGTTTTCCGTCCATCGAAGCGGTGGCGCGCCGTCACTACCTGGGATTGCCGGTCCACTGGCTCTTGGGAGCCGCGTTTCGATTGGACGAGCGCTTGCCCCAGCTCTCTCTGCCGAAGTTGTTCGTCCATGGCGACCGTGACGACATTATCCCGCTCGAACTGGGACAGCAGGCCTATGCCGCCGCGAAACCGCCGAAAGAGTTCTACGTGGTGCGCGGTGCCGACCACAATGACGTGCCCTGGGTCGGCGGGAAGGCCTACTTCGCCAAATTGTCCTCCTTCTTCTCGGCGTCGCTCGCCCGCTGA
- a CDS encoding VacJ family lipoprotein — protein MHRAAMETKMIGRVICALALLLVVGCAGGPTRPTADPTARSGSGVEPRSVNGLGEPLLIANVPSSPTEASADDPFYDPFAKSDEPEGGLEYDPWEPFNTKVFEFNRQVDKWILKPVAQGYDAVVPNPVQIGISNLFYNIRFPSRFINNLAQGKLAGAGTEVGRFLLNSTFGLAGLVDVAKYLDITTPEEDTGQTLGYYGVGPGPYVVLPLLPPFTVRDLIGYVGDIALNPINWMVFPIIEVDGIPSLVAHHNRTTSSIAQIGGRVEEVLNERSLNLEKFQGVEEATLDLYTAVKNAYIQKRRNAIRD, from the coding sequence GTGCATCGCGCAGCCATGGAAACGAAGATGATAGGCCGGGTGATCTGTGCTCTGGCGCTGTTGCTGGTGGTGGGTTGTGCCGGAGGGCCGACGCGGCCGACTGCGGACCCAACTGCTCGCTCAGGTTCGGGAGTGGAGCCGCGTTCCGTGAACGGACTCGGCGAACCCCTGTTGATCGCAAACGTGCCTTCTTCACCGACGGAGGCGTCGGCGGACGATCCCTTTTACGACCCCTTCGCCAAGAGCGACGAGCCGGAAGGGGGCCTGGAGTACGACCCGTGGGAGCCCTTCAATACCAAAGTGTTTGAGTTCAACAGGCAAGTGGATAAGTGGATTCTGAAACCGGTGGCGCAAGGGTACGACGCCGTGGTGCCCAACCCGGTGCAGATCGGGATCAGCAATTTGTTTTATAACATCCGCTTCCCTTCGCGCTTCATCAATAACCTGGCGCAAGGGAAATTGGCCGGTGCCGGAACTGAAGTGGGTCGGTTTCTGCTCAACAGCACTTTCGGCCTCGCCGGGCTGGTGGATGTGGCGAAGTATCTGGACATCACCACGCCTGAAGAAGATACGGGTCAAACGCTCGGATATTACGGCGTGGGGCCCGGGCCTTACGTGGTGCTGCCGCTGCTGCCGCCCTTCACCGTGCGGGATTTGATCGGATATGTCGGGGATATCGCGCTGAACCCCATCAACTGGATGGTGTTTCCCATCATCGAGGTCGATGGGATCCCCTCCTTGGTGGCCCACCACAATCGCACCACCTCCTCGATCGCGCAAATCGGCGGACGGGTGGAAGAGGTCTTGAACGAGCGTTCGTTGAATCTGGAGAAGTTCCAGGGGGTGGAAGAGGCCACGCTGGACCTCTATACGGCGGTCAAGAATGCCTATATCCAGAAACGGCGGAACGCGATTCGGGACTAA